ATGTCTTTGAAATAATACTGAAACGAAGTTTTGCGGAAAACttcgtgctgaagaaacgtcattcttcccaaacgtcgagcttctaaaccgtcgtgcttccaaaaatgttgtgcttccaaaacgtcgtcTCATCAATCTaggacatcttctaactatggtcgagcaacttattcgactcatagtttactcacgatcacttcttcgccaacctcgtacttcaaaacttctcgatcgatccttatcacccgcaactcgaccaccacaatgatactcgaccattctctttcttttttttttttttaacgggtttctgcACAACCCGTATCCTTAACCTTCTCAGGCTTATGCGAAGACACTATAATTTATGTCAGTTTTTTTGGCCTCTCTTTCTTCAATGCTTCGACTTGTTTCCcacataaaatttgtttttgaggCTATTGTTGCAGGAGAGACGTACTCAGACTCTTATCCTTAACTCTCTCAGGCTTGTGTGAGGTGCAGTGACGTGCAGAGACGAGCTCATGTATTATCAGCATGTTATTTGTTTGTGTATTAGACGCCGTGTTGTTCATGTTAGGATAAGACTCCTAAGGCCAGAGTAATATAACTGAGCCAGTGGTTTTCTTGTTTAACATCTCCTACCTTACTGAATGATTCTCCTATTTTTCACGTTCTTTTTCCTCTTTTCATGTGTGGTTGatgaatatatgatatatgaatAGATCGGTGTTTCTAGAGGgttttctttcatttctttatgatttttgttttattagtcGACACTTTTCTCCGTTTGATTTCAATTATTAGATTTTTGGTTATTAGAGATATTAATGaattaattaaaatggtaatttgAGTAAATAGAATTTACTAAGAGGATGAGATGGGTGCTAAACTAATCTCCATTGTATAAAACCAATGTTGTTTCACAGGTTTGTTGAGACCAAAAAGTATATGTATTTGGTCTCTCCAGGATCTCAAGCCACATAAGAGCAGTATTAACGCGGTATGTTAAGGgggtttttaaagtttttaggagttaaaaaaaagaaaattatgtaattaagaAGGCACGTCTCTTAATTAAACTCCACAAGAGCCGTGTCTTATGAGACACGTGTTGGACATTCCGCTCcttgtctctttctctctcttgacCGATCGATGCCAAGTCTCTTTCGTATCGGCGACTCCGCCTCTCTCTTTTCTCGATCTCTCTCGAATGAATCGACGATAATCTCTCTCTCGACGGAATAGAACGGAATCGACGATGATCTCTTCTCAACGGAATCAGTCGAAGATCTCTCCTTGACGGAATCAGTTGGTGTCTCACTCAGTGGACtcctcgtctctctctctctctctctctctctcgacggCTCACCTCGATGAAGAATCACTTCACCTCTCTCTCCGGTCCGGAGCTCTCCTCAACGAAATCAAAACGAAAGGTAAAGCTATgtatttttccttttatatcTGAATCCTTCTTGATTTGTTGTGTTGGTTTCTGCCTCTTGATTTGTCTCTGTCTTTCTTTCTTCAGATGGACGGATCAAGAGACGAAGGTTCGTCAAACAAGACAACTACAATTGcaataaaagtaaaacatatatCTTTGATATGTTAAATTGATTGAACGTTTGATAAAAAACTTTGTTTATATTCGTAGGTCGTTTTTACTTAGGTTCAGATAGAACGAAATGTATTGATTGTGAATCTCGTCTGCAATGAATTGATTTGTTGTGTCTCTTAtgtatcttgattttttttttttctgtctttgTGTCGTCAGATGGATGGATCAAATCCCTTTTGATTTGTTCTGTCTTTGTGCCTTTACATGGATGGATCAAGAGACATGAGCAAGGTTGACGTTGGCAAAGGAGTACAATGCAATAGAGGTTAGTGATACTCTTTGATCTGGTCTGAAATGATATGGTTTAGCTTCTGGTCTGAATTGAATCTATGGTAATTAATGGTTTCTTATAGTCGTTGATCTGTTGCCATTGATGTTGattttgattcaagtttgaaaatGAATTGAATTGTCGATAATAAATGACTTGATTTGTGTTTGATTATGGTTGTGAAAGTGTAATAAATAGAAGTTAGATATATGTCAAGTCGAGTTTGTTTGTTGTTAGTTGTTTTAAACATAACTCGAACCCAAAAGTCAGAACATGGGAAGTCTTCTTTCCAGCTTTGTTTTAAACGCATGAGTTTACGACTTTACAAGTTGTAGTGAAAGATAGATAGTCGAGTTTGTTGGTTGTGTTGAATGCATTGGTCCTTCTCTTCAATCTATAAAACTCTTTCCTTCTCCTCTTTCTTGAATACATTCATATCTCTTCCAACTCCAACAGATTCATATTTgttatttctctcttctttgacTTGGATTTTAATCCATTTAGTGACTCTTCAAACTTTGTTGAGCTACTTAATAGTCAACAAAATGTAGTCTTTGGTAACGTATCAGATAGTGTTTCACTATCTTCATACAAGTTCCTTTCTTAGGCTGTCAAGGTACCGAAGATTCAAACTTTGGTGAAGACACTCCAACCAATCGTAAAGAACGAAGGATGTGGACCCAAACAGATGATGTTGTGCTCATCAACTCGTGGTTAAACACGAGAAAAGATCCCGTAGTTGGGAATGAGCAAAGGTCTGTTGCTTTCTGGAAAAGAATAGTTGTGTACTTCTCGGCTAGTCCTAAGCTTGCTGGCTGTGAAAAAATAGAGTCATCACACTGTAAGCAACGTTTGCATAAGATGAATGACTTAGTTTGCAAGTTTTGTGGAGCATATGAATCTGCAACCAGAAAAGTAGTGGTCAAAATGATAATGATGTTCTCAAACTAGCCCACGAAATCTTCTTCACCAACCATTAAAAGAAGTTCACCTTTGAACATGCTTGGAAGGAGCTGCGCAATGTTGGTTGCTCTGGTTATGCTTAATCTacttgttttattgttttggttATGTTTCATGTGCATGTCTTAATATAAACGCATATTAAATTCATGTACTTGTCTTAATATAAACGCATAAGTTCATACAGTTCTAGTAATGTTAAAAATGTGTTTGTTCTCTTGTCTTGTTCTTGtgttcattgttctgctcattGTTTTGCTGGTCAAGAAGAGTGAAAAAGTGTAGCTCATTGATTACAGATTCACGGACTAGCTCATTGTAGTCATGTCTTGGTGCGATGTAAAGATGTCAAGTTCCATCTCTTTGTTTCAAGACAGGTACATGTTCTGATTCTAGCTCATTGATTAACTATAAACGGAAGTTCCTATGTCTCTGCGTTTTAAGTTCTCACATGTATTGTATTCTGCTTCATATGTCTTGTAGTGGGAGCATTGAGAGCATCCGTGTGTCGTTGGTTGTCACATGTATTGTGGGAGcattgggaagattatgagagcatgtatcatctccataatatgatagtagaagatgaacgagatggatacactcaatttgatgtttcagagttccaacaaggagaagacaccggaagttcacatgtggatctcacgtattctacagatatccctacaaatatcgccaatatgatgggtgttcgaactagaattcgtgataggcaaatgcatcaacaactgaaagatgatttggttgaacatgtattgcgtaaatttggacgtgataAAGGCAACAACTGAGCTCAGAtgcttctttcaaattattatagtttattttactaatatttatttttatgttttttaaatctatgtttaaaatgttatcttttacaatgttttatttaataaataaattttatctttaattaaaatgcttaattttttttttaagaacctctAAATAAAAGATTCCCACTGGTGCACAAAAATGTTGGTGTTACTTAACTAGGtctcttaaataatatttaatacttAAAAATCGTTAAAAGATCCAAAGTGGGTTTTTGGGTTAACGATGCTCTAAGTATCTTTTTCTGGACTTGAAGCAGCAGCCGAAGGGGCTAGCCCGGGTAATTTTCTTCCATGTTTTTTTAACTCTGTACATTGTGTAGAATGAGAAATAAGTTGATTTTGGCTTTAGATATCCCAGAGGACAGCTCCTAAAATACAATAGGACTTTTTAAAGATATCGAAAACGCTCATGATTTGAAGCTTAAGGAGATCAAGAATGGTAATAGCTTTCTCTAAACGAGTTTTCATACTCATAGGTACAGTTCCTTTTAGCAAGTTTGCTTCATGCTCATAAACTCTCTAGCAAATGATGGTGATGCTAGGGATCTTTGTTCAAGCCTTTGTGGCTCAAACCGGTCCTATCTGATAATCTTGTCGAGCATCTCTCAAGTCCATGGCATAACAACATTATCAAAACCGTCTTCAATTCTTGCTTCTTAGGAACATTTGATTTAGCGAAATTCGATATACTTCTCGACAAGTGTACTAGTTACcgttaattatttatatgtacaAGAAATCTAACCAACCACCTTTTCTTTagaaatgtataaaatttagatattCTGCTACCCATTTCGATAAtgaaatacaaacaaaataagTCGAAAAATGGATGGTAAAACCTACCTGTAAGAAACTGGAGTCGGCTCACTTGTTCGATTTCTTTCTGGACAAGAACATGAAGACCTTTGGCAGCAAAGAAaacctcttctttttcttctttgtttcaggTGTCACAATACTACTATCTCCAACATTGTTGCTTCCTTCTTCACCAAATGCAAATGATCTTGCTGAATGCAAAGCCGATTTCGACTTGCCTAAGTCATGATTCTCCTTGTCCCCACCCTCTGGACTAGACATGGGGCTTCTCTTCCCGTTCTCTGAACTCCATTTTCGCAATTCGTGATCCGTGTTAACCTTCTTATCTCTAGCCTTCTCTACTTTGTCCATTGCTTCCTTTAGCTTTTCCCTTTGAAAAGCTGTTTCTCTATTCACTTCCTCTATCTTTTCCAAGACTCTTGATTCCTCTTCCTTAGCCACCTCGATCTGAGAGACGATCTCTGCTAACTTTCTATTGGCTGCTTCCTCTACCTCATGTGCCTGCTTGCTTAGCTCATAATATTCCTCCACGGATATTATTATACTTCTTGGTGTACTAATGTCTTCAACCTTTGTAGCATATTCAGTCTCTTGCAATGCTTTTATCGCAGCTAAGGCCAACTTCTCAGAAGCTTTTGCCGCTTCCATTTCCCTTTTCGCCTCAACTAACTGACTTTCTATTGCAGAGACTCCTGCCCTCGCTTCTTCCGACTCTCCCTTCGCCTTTCTCAGTTCCTCTTGAGCAGCTAAGGCTAGTGACGTTGcctcttctgcttctttgttagCTTCTTGTAACTTCTTGGCTATTTCTGAACATCTCTCCTCTCTTACTTCTTTGCTGTTTCTATGAACTGAAAGAGCTTCTCTTTGTTTGGTTTCAGAGAGATCTTTCATCTCTCTTTCAAGTTCAGACTGCAATGATCCGACGATTATCTTCAGTGTTTTCACCTCGGAGATTGCTTTCCCAATATTGGACTTAACTTGTTCAAGCTCTTTCCTTGCGGAATCAACCGCTGCTTGTATGTCACTGTTGTTTCTCTTTCCGATCATCATGTTGTCATCTTTGTAAGATGTTATCTCGGCCCTCAAATCTTGCTGAAGTACAGAAGCAGTCTCTATTTTGATTCTCACATCATCTGACGCATGCATCTCTTGTCTAAACCTCTCGATCTCCTCTTCCACCATTTTCAGTTCTTTCTCCCGGTTGTAAACGTCCTGGTCCCGAGCCATGGCTGCTTctaatttcttttcttcagCTTCGAGGTGAGCTGCACGCGCTGACTCCAACAACTCCTTGGTGGCAATCACCTCTATTGTCAAACCTGTCATCTGTTTCTCCACATCTTTAGCTGCCAAAACAGAGTCCTCTGCTTTTTTCGTTgccatttctttttctttcagcaGAGATTCGTACTCATTAGAGACCATTTCTATCTCTTCTCTTACAACTCCTAGCTCAGAAACAGCTGACACATGCCTCGCTTTAGCCACCTCAAGCTGCGTTTTGACTGCAATACTAGACTCATCAGCTATCCCTTGCTCCATCTCCTCCACTCTCAGCTTCGCGAGATCAGAGTCTTGTTTAGCTTGTTGTTCCTCTTTCTCAGCCTTTTCTAGCTCCAGTTTTAGCTCTTCGACGACGCTCTTTGTCCTCTCAAGCTCCATCACCACCTGCTGTTTCGCCTCTTCCGCTACAAACGCTTGTTTCTTGTACTCAGGCATATCCTCTTGTATCTTCTCAAGCTCTTGATCCACCGTCTTACGTTTCTGTAGTCATATTCATCCAAGACTTGAgtgtaatgaacaaaaaaagtaaTGAGACCAAACGCTTTCTTTGTTACCTCTATTGTCTGGATTTTATGTGCTTTCCAATCTGTGATTCCTCCAAACTTTGAAACTGCGTCCTTGACGGATTCGAACGGTGCAGCGGTATCGATCAAAGCAGGACTCGTGGGAGACTCGAAACGTGGAGATCCAGATGCTCTCGGAAGCACGAGAGCTCTTGGTGAACCAGGAACTTTAAGACGTGAGAGGGTGAGATCTTGGCTTCCTCTAGGTGAGTCCGGCAAGCTAATCCTTGCATCTTCGATGGTGTCCATTCTAGGGTCTAGCGAAAACGAGTCATGATGGTTTATTATGGTTCTTGGTGCAATATAAACCTTTGGAGACTCTGCTTCAACAGCAAAATGTTGGTCTTCATCTTCTTGATATGTATTCACAGACTCAAGAAATGGGTTATGTTCTGGTAAGAGATTTGGTGTCTCTCCTCCATCTTCCAAGTTTATGAGATCAAGAATGGATGAATCGAATTCGATACTGGTGAAGGGTGTTGAAAAATCGTCATTCAGATCAGGTAGTAAAGAAAAGTCATTGGAGGCTTTATCATCATCCACCATTGTCACGCTAACTGCAGATTCAGTACCAATATTGTCACAATCACAATGATGAATTCAATATATTGAGCCATAAAGATTCGTAAATCTTAGGAATCTTCTGAACAAAGGATATTCGTTAATCAAAATTACCAATGTCGTACCTTATATTTTGAGGAGAGATTAATGAAGCCTAATCTTTAGATTCTGAAGATCATTGTCACACCAAGGTACGATTTTCAGGAAATGAAAAGGAACATTCAGAAAATAGTTTTAGGGAAAGAGACAGAAGAGATGATCATCATCAGACAAAGATTTCAaaatagcaaaagaaaaaaaaaagcactaAGGCGTGGAAGGCACGCCTCACAttatcatcttctctttgttttgactattatttttttgtaaaaatattttccgttaattttagtttcttttttctgTCGAAATTTGTATGTACATACTGTTAAACCAAAATATGTTCTTACCTAAATCGAATGTTGAATTAtggaaatatatgttgtttTTGTCAACTAGATATTTTGAAGTGATTATGGCTGAATTGGGACTTTGCCAGTTACCATATTTTCAGTCAAACTAATAAATAGTATCggtaaaaacaaaagataaaaagttttttaaaaagacaaaaagtcTAAAATGCAAACACAAGACAAATTGACTTTTGTTTTTTactaaagaaaaaattaaactttgccATTATCTGGCCTGTGATGTTTGAGattgtcccaaaaaaaaaaaaaaaaaaaaaactttgccaTTATCTATCGTCATATCGTTTACCATCTTGAAAATACTGTTTGAATCATATTGAAGGACATAGGTTTGCAACGATACAATTAGATCACTTAAAGAATACGAAAAAACCAATCACATCACAAAAGTGGTCCACAATATTGACGAATATACCTTGTTAGTTTTCACAGAGACATATATTGATACAGCCCCAGAAGGCCGGAGGTTTAATGGTTGATGGTGATGGACGACCACGATGGTCGAGAGGTGATGATCGGTGGTCGATGGTCGAGCTACACCTCTTTAACCCCAAACTAACCCGAAAacaaaaggaaataaatgagCTGAAGAAGGATATtaataaacagaaaaataaaaagacaaaaaatggACGTTATAGAATGATGGATGCAATGGAGCTAAACTTGAAGTTGTATAATGCTCTGAAGCTTTGGCCGATGGATAGGTGATTGACTCGCTTAATCGGTGGATTGATTGACTCGCTTAATCTGTGAATCAGGAATGCTTAAATCACACAAACAGGTTGTAGTTCACAAATCAATAGAACTGAAGCGCATCTCACACTTGAATTTTAATGAcaattgatttaattaaaatattgaatccttagaaaaaaatagaaacgaaCTTGTATTAACTTTTTGTGACTGAAAAGGTGATTTACAAAGGTAGAAATGACTTTGTTTTATAGGCTTGACTCTGGACAATGTGATTTGCTTGGTGGTCTGGACATATTCCATCCATACAACAGCTTCAAGTGGTAGAAGCTTACTTATCCTCTTAAACCGTCCAGGTTCAAACTTCCTTTGTAAGGCCAAGCAAATCACCTTCAACGGCCATATTCCATCCTAGATGATTTTGCTCGAAGCCCATTCATTGTCAGACTTGATTGGACTGAAATATTGAAGATACAATCCATCAAGTATTGTAGTAATGCTCTGTCTTAAAAAATTCATATCTTCATAGTCCGTGAATATTTTCAGGTGATTCTAATTTCCAATGATGCTCTGATGAGTTGGTTGTCTTTGAAAAATATTCAAGGAAAATCCTCTTGGTTGGTCAGATATGCTCCTTGAATAAGCATGAGTCATTGATAGCTCAGATTGTCGGTGTGGGCAGATTAGTGAGGCTCTCGTCGATAGCTCATATCATATATTGACGGAATGAAAAAgtcttacaaatatttttctaacttCATTCTATTTTAACCTAAactttgtttgaaaacataatatttatttaatgtattcttatttttattttattacttcaaaaatGAAGTAACTATGtttgtatttatgttttatttatcactctatttttcattttaaaaataataaaattaatttgaatttaatttaaaggtaaaatTAGAATGatacattatatataagtaATGAAAAAAATCTTGATTTTCAGAATCATTGTTATGTTTGTTGGTGttttacttctttttatttGATAATTCATTTTTACATTTGCAAATATTTACATTATGACCTC
This Brassica napus cultivar Da-Ae chromosome C6, Da-Ae, whole genome shotgun sequence DNA region includes the following protein-coding sequences:
- the LOC125588945 gene encoding protein WEAK CHLOROPLAST MOVEMENT UNDER BLUE LIGHT-like 2 encodes the protein MVDDDKASNDFSLLPDLNDDFSTPFTSIEFDSSILDLINLEDGGETPNLLPEHNPFLESVNTYQEDEDQHFAVEAESPKVYIAPRTIINHHDSFSLDPRMDTIEDARISLPDSPRGSQDLTLSRLKVPGSPRALVLPRASGSPRFESPTSPALIDTAAPFESVKDAVSKFGGITDWKAHKIQTIEKRKTVDQELEKIQEDMPEYKKQAFVAEEAKQQVVMELERTKSVVEELKLELEKAEKEEQQAKQDSDLAKLRVEEMEQGIADESSIAVKTQLEVAKARHVSAVSELGVVREEIEMVSNEYESLLKEKEMATKKAEDSVLAAKDVEKQMTGLTIEVIATKELLESARAAHLEAEEKKLEAAMARDQDVYNREKELKMVEEEIERFRQEMHASDDVRIKIETASVLQQDLRAEITSYKDDNMMIGKRNNSDIQAAVDSARKELEQVKSNIGKAISEVKTLKIIVGSLQSELEREMKDLSETKQREALSVHRNSKEVREERCSEIAKKLQEANKEAEEATSLALAAQEELRKAKGESEEARAGVSAIESQLVEAKREMEAAKASEKLALAAIKALQETEYATKVEDISTPRSIIISVEEYYELSKQAHEVEEAANRKLAEIVSQIEVAKEEESRVLEKIEEVNRETAFQREKLKEAMDKVEKARDKKVNTDHELRKWSSENGKRSPMSSPEGGDKENHDLGKSKSALHSARSFAFGEEGSNNVGDSSIVTPETKKKKKRFSLLPKVFMFLSRKKSNK